In one Rhodococcus sp. B50 genomic region, the following are encoded:
- a CDS encoding MFS transporter: protein MAIETPIPTREVPAPRGIVPVLATVGISVALMQTLIVPILPRLPVLVGATPQNTSWAVTATLLAGAVITPISGRLGDMFGKRRMLLASLTMMVLGSTVCALSSTLIPLVVGRALQGAAVGAIPLGIAILRDELPPRRLPGAMATISATMGVGGAIGLPLAAFVAQATDWHMLFVASLVLGLIGIAAILLVVPESSQRNPGRFDIAGALALSVALVLLLLPVTKGNDWGWTSPAILGMLAGALVVFVGWGLYELRVPRPLVDLRLSARRPILMTNLASVALGFSMYSNILAFPQLLMAPTETGYGFGQTMVTAGIALAPAGLVMMALSPVSARITTRFGARVTLGCGAVLVGLGYLMAYVLYQEVWHIVGASMLIGAGVGLAYAAMPALIMGAVPLRESAAANSLNTLMRSIGTTSAAAVIGVILAAMTQRIGDSVVPALDAFRATFLVAVGAAVLALVFTALIPSADRTLRPADET, encoded by the coding sequence ATGGCCATAGAGACACCGATCCCCACCAGGGAGGTTCCCGCTCCGCGGGGCATCGTGCCGGTTCTCGCGACCGTCGGTATCAGCGTCGCGCTCATGCAGACCCTGATCGTCCCGATCCTCCCCCGGCTTCCGGTGCTCGTCGGCGCGACACCCCAGAACACGTCCTGGGCCGTGACGGCAACTCTCCTCGCCGGCGCGGTGATCACCCCGATCAGCGGTCGCCTCGGTGACATGTTCGGCAAGCGCCGGATGCTCCTCGCCTCGTTGACGATGATGGTCCTCGGTTCGACCGTGTGCGCACTGTCGTCCACACTGATCCCGCTCGTCGTAGGCCGTGCCCTCCAGGGCGCCGCGGTGGGTGCCATCCCGCTCGGTATCGCGATCCTCCGCGACGAACTGCCCCCGCGACGCCTGCCGGGCGCGATGGCAACGATCAGCGCGACGATGGGTGTCGGCGGCGCGATCGGATTACCTCTCGCCGCCTTCGTCGCCCAGGCGACGGACTGGCACATGCTGTTCGTCGCGTCGCTGGTGCTCGGGCTCATCGGTATCGCCGCGATCCTGCTCGTCGTGCCCGAGTCGTCACAACGCAATCCGGGACGCTTCGACATCGCCGGGGCGCTCGCGCTCTCCGTCGCCCTCGTGCTGTTGCTCCTGCCCGTCACCAAGGGCAACGACTGGGGATGGACCTCCCCGGCCATCCTCGGGATGCTCGCCGGGGCACTCGTGGTGTTCGTCGGCTGGGGCCTGTACGAACTGCGGGTGCCGAGGCCGCTCGTGGACCTGCGGTTGTCCGCCCGCCGGCCGATCCTCATGACGAACCTCGCGTCGGTGGCACTCGGGTTCTCGATGTACTCGAACATCCTGGCGTTTCCTCAACTGCTGATGGCACCCACGGAGACCGGCTACGGCTTCGGGCAGACGATGGTCACCGCCGGGATCGCGCTCGCTCCCGCAGGACTCGTCATGATGGCACTGTCCCCCGTTTCCGCCCGCATCACGACGCGGTTCGGAGCCCGCGTGACCCTCGGCTGCGGCGCGGTGCTCGTGGGCCTGGGGTATCTCATGGCATATGTGCTGTACCAGGAGGTCTGGCACATCGTGGGCGCCTCGATGCTCATCGGCGCGGGTGTGGGCCTCGCCTACGCCGCGATGCCGGCGCTCATCATGGGTGCCGTACCGCTGCGCGAGTCCGCCGCGGCCAACAGTCTCAACACCCTGATGCGCTCGATCGGCACGACGAGCGCCGCGGCCGTGATCGGCGTGATCCTCGCGGCGATGACCCAGCGGATCGGAGACTCCGTCGTCCCCGCCCTCGACGCCTTCCGCGCCACCTTCCTCGTCGCGGTGGGAGCGGCGGTGCTGGCACTCGTGTTCACGGCGCTCATTCCGTCGGCGGACCGTACGCTGCGACCCGCCGACGAGACCTGA
- a CDS encoding DUF1906 domain-containing protein: MTLSRRDMLRYATLGSGVALISALGAPGLAQGRQVLGTIVDYSAAVPSPSSIRAAGHIGAIRYVSDARPDAAWMRAKPLTGSEADALIGSGLEVVSCYQFGRAETADWLGGYEAGLKHARRGLELHYAAGGPDNRPIYASIDDNPNFEQFTTRIVPYLLGWQEVVGAGNLGVYANSPTIDWASAVSLGSFYWQHDWGTPKGYVHPRANLHQIPGEVRIDGIGVDINHVLTPDYGQWSRAGSAPNTGPGLLGS, translated from the coding sequence ATGACCCTTTCGCGGCGGGACATGTTGCGGTACGCGACGCTCGGATCGGGCGTCGCATTGATCTCTGCGCTCGGCGCACCGGGGCTCGCCCAGGGACGCCAAGTGCTCGGGACCATCGTCGACTATTCGGCCGCCGTGCCGTCGCCCTCCTCGATCCGTGCCGCCGGCCATATCGGCGCCATCCGGTACGTGTCCGATGCGCGGCCCGACGCCGCGTGGATGCGGGCCAAGCCGCTCACCGGATCGGAAGCGGACGCGCTGATCGGCAGCGGACTCGAAGTGGTCTCGTGCTACCAGTTCGGCAGGGCCGAGACCGCCGACTGGCTCGGCGGCTACGAGGCGGGTCTGAAGCACGCCCGGCGCGGTCTCGAACTGCACTACGCGGCCGGGGGACCGGACAACCGTCCGATCTACGCCTCGATCGACGACAACCCGAACTTCGAGCAGTTCACGACCCGCATCGTGCCGTATCTGCTGGGTTGGCAGGAGGTCGTGGGAGCCGGGAATCTCGGTGTGTACGCCAACTCGCCGACCATCGACTGGGCATCGGCGGTCTCCCTCGGGTCCTTCTACTGGCAGCACGACTGGGGCACGCCCAAGGGCTACGTCCATCCGCGGGCGAACCTGCACCAGATCCCGGGCGAGGTCCGTATCGACGGCATCGGCGTCGACATCAACCACGTGCTCACGCCCGACTACGGCCAGTGGTCGCGCGCAGGCAGCGCACCGAACACCGGCCCGGGGCTCCTGGGCAGCTAG
- a CDS encoding winged helix-turn-helix domain-containing protein, whose amino-acid sequence MQRRNAIGNSVRNTGGGEATLPPYTDLLWPTVQAVIELGGSGVIEEIDSAVIARTGLSEEARAVLHGDGPGTEIEYRLAWARTYLKGMGLLSNTRRGVWSVTDRGRAVRESEIKPMQVAYTAEKRRKRMVRNVSQGAQVVPLAAAPEDPELWREPVLGAVADLSEDGFERLATAVLRAAGFTTLTIPAPGGSHAPEGHVEGTGVLRVSLLSFSVFFRFLRAPEKAGADVVREFRAAMVGRGEKGLLVTTGSFTEDARAEAHRHGAPPIDLVDGDGLCDLLKEHGLGVRSTVRTVEDVALVPAFFAELSGR is encoded by the coding sequence GTGCAGCGCCGGAACGCGATCGGAAACTCCGTCCGGAACACCGGAGGTGGCGAGGCCACGTTGCCGCCGTACACGGATCTTCTCTGGCCGACCGTGCAGGCGGTGATCGAGCTCGGCGGATCCGGCGTCATCGAGGAGATCGATTCCGCCGTGATCGCCCGGACCGGACTGTCCGAGGAAGCACGGGCAGTGCTCCACGGCGACGGCCCCGGAACGGAGATCGAATACCGGCTGGCCTGGGCCCGGACGTACCTCAAGGGCATGGGTCTGCTGTCGAACACGCGCCGCGGTGTGTGGAGCGTGACCGACCGCGGCCGCGCTGTGCGCGAGTCGGAGATCAAGCCCATGCAGGTCGCGTACACGGCCGAGAAGCGCCGCAAGCGCATGGTGCGGAACGTCTCGCAGGGCGCCCAGGTCGTGCCGCTCGCAGCCGCCCCCGAGGATCCCGAACTGTGGCGCGAACCGGTCCTCGGTGCCGTCGCCGACCTGTCCGAGGACGGTTTCGAACGGCTCGCCACCGCGGTGCTGCGCGCGGCCGGATTCACCACCCTGACGATTCCGGCTCCGGGCGGATCCCACGCCCCCGAGGGCCATGTCGAGGGCACCGGAGTCCTGCGCGTGTCGCTGCTGAGCTTCTCCGTGTTCTTCCGTTTCCTGCGGGCACCGGAGAAGGCGGGTGCCGACGTGGTCCGCGAGTTCCGCGCCGCGATGGTCGGGCGGGGCGAGAAGGGCCTGCTCGTCACCACCGGATCGTTCACCGAGGACGCGCGCGCCGAAGCCCACCGGCACGGTGCCCCGCCGATCGATCTCGTCGACGGCGACGGGTTGTGCGATCTGCTCAAGGAGCACGGTCTCGGTGTCCGCTCCACCGTGCGGACGGTGGAGGACGTCGCCCTGGTGCCCGCCTTCTTCGCCGAACTGTCCGGTCGCTGA
- a CDS encoding carotenoid oxygenase family protein, with product MQRPAPVDLTHHPHLSGLFAPQREEVDVRDLEVDGELPADLHGSYLRNGPNPRFDPIGHYVYPIDGDGMVHRVQISEGTARYTNRFVRTPQVVAEEKAGRALWAGITDPYFPPEEEVGPDLANTMRELPDINIVRHGGRLMAMAEAAPPYTLGSDLETLGRETFDGTLPVGLTAHPKIDPHTGEMVAFCYMLDPPYLTWSVVAPDGTVTRAPTPIDGVDRPLMIHDMALTPTYVVLVLAPLVFDLSQIFSGGSPLDWKPDLGTRVALVPRDGGAVRWFSTDTFWMWHTANAFDLPDGDVALDYVEWAYPGALTEKTGPNRSVLRRAVIGRNGVTRTTLHERDIEFPRIDDRSMTLGHSVVATIGRSRSQKLPAGAADSLFWFDVASGTESVWAHETLSPGEPAYLSGDSGGYWGAIATDRADMTSWFLVFPETDPASGPIARARLPIRVPAGLHGAWLPPD from the coding sequence ATGCAACGTCCGGCGCCTGTCGACCTGACACACCATCCGCATCTCAGTGGCCTGTTCGCGCCTCAACGCGAGGAAGTGGACGTCCGCGATCTCGAGGTCGACGGGGAACTCCCCGCCGATCTGCACGGAAGCTACCTCCGCAACGGACCCAATCCGCGCTTCGACCCGATCGGCCACTACGTCTATCCGATCGACGGTGACGGCATGGTCCATCGCGTGCAGATCTCCGAGGGCACCGCCCGCTACACGAACCGGTTCGTGCGGACCCCGCAGGTCGTCGCGGAGGAGAAGGCCGGCCGCGCCCTGTGGGCCGGCATCACCGATCCGTACTTCCCTCCCGAGGAGGAGGTCGGGCCCGACCTCGCGAACACCATGCGCGAGCTGCCGGACATCAACATCGTCCGGCACGGCGGGCGGCTCATGGCGATGGCCGAGGCAGCGCCGCCGTACACGCTGGGTTCCGACCTCGAGACGCTCGGACGCGAGACCTTCGACGGAACGCTGCCGGTCGGGCTGACGGCGCACCCGAAGATCGATCCGCACACCGGCGAGATGGTCGCCTTCTGCTACATGCTCGACCCGCCGTATCTGACCTGGTCGGTGGTCGCACCGGACGGGACGGTGACGCGCGCGCCGACCCCGATCGACGGCGTCGACCGGCCGTTGATGATCCACGACATGGCGTTGACACCGACCTACGTCGTTCTGGTCCTGGCCCCGCTCGTGTTCGACCTCTCGCAGATCTTCTCCGGCGGGTCGCCGCTCGACTGGAAGCCGGATCTCGGAACGCGTGTCGCGCTCGTCCCCCGCGACGGTGGGGCGGTGCGGTGGTTCTCGACCGACACATTCTGGATGTGGCACACCGCCAACGCGTTCGACCTGCCCGACGGCGACGTCGCACTCGACTACGTGGAATGGGCGTATCCGGGCGCGTTGACCGAGAAAACGGGTCCGAACCGGTCCGTCCTGCGACGCGCCGTGATCGGTCGCAACGGGGTGACCCGCACGACCCTGCACGAACGAGACATCGAGTTCCCCCGCATCGACGACCGGTCGATGACCCTCGGCCACTCCGTCGTCGCGACCATCGGACGCAGCAGGTCGCAGAAACTCCCTGCGGGAGCGGCCGATTCGCTCTTCTGGTTCGATGTGGCGTCCGGAACCGAATCGGTCTGGGCACACGAGACCCTCTCCCCTGGCGAACCGGCCTATCTCTCGGGTGATTCGGGCGGCTACTGGGGCGCGATCGCGACCGACCGGGCGGACATGACGAGTTGGTTCCTCGTCTTCCCCGAGACCGACCCGGCGTCGGGCCCGATCGCGCGGGCCCGTCTGCCGATCCGTGTCCCGGCCGGCCTGCACGGAGCCTGGCTCCCGCCGGACTGA
- the mug gene encoding G/U mismatch-specific DNA glycosylase, whose amino-acid sequence MGFTRAELESFRDAVIPDLVAPGCRLLFVGINPGLWTAATGAHFARPGNRFYPALFRAGIVDRLIDASSGMSDADRDHLLERGVGITNLAPRATARADELTDEELREGGRHLANVVAEFRPRAVAVAGITAYRAAFGRRKAKAGRQDDTIGDVPLWVVPNPSGLNAHETVESLARAYAEPARAAGILS is encoded by the coding sequence ATGGGTTTCACACGAGCCGAACTCGAGTCCTTCCGCGATGCGGTGATCCCCGATCTCGTCGCGCCCGGTTGCCGCCTGTTGTTCGTCGGCATCAATCCGGGATTGTGGACCGCGGCGACGGGAGCCCACTTCGCGCGGCCCGGAAATCGCTTCTACCCCGCCCTGTTCCGTGCCGGCATCGTCGACCGGCTGATCGACGCGTCGTCCGGTATGAGCGATGCCGACCGCGATCACCTGCTCGAGCGAGGTGTCGGCATCACGAACCTGGCGCCGCGTGCGACGGCCCGCGCCGACGAGCTCACCGATGAGGAGCTGCGTGAGGGCGGACGCCATCTGGCGAACGTGGTGGCGGAGTTCCGCCCTCGCGCCGTGGCGGTCGCGGGCATCACCGCCTACCGCGCGGCCTTCGGCCGGCGCAAGGCGAAGGCCGGGCGGCAGGACGACACGATCGGCGACGTCCCGTTGTGGGTGGTGCCCAATCCGAGCGGGTTGAACGCCCACGAGACGGTGGAGTCGCTGGCGCGGGCCTACGCCGAACCGGCCCGGGCGGCCGGCATCCTGTCCTGA
- a CDS encoding DUF1330 domain-containing protein — MNAYAVAHLRNVDLNDDIVRYIETIDDTLAPYDGRFLVHGVDPEGMEGPFEGNLVIIEFPDVDRARSWYESPEYQAILPLRTENSEGWAVVVQGTPPDYRATHFLDKVFGAQR, encoded by the coding sequence ATGAACGCATACGCAGTGGCTCATCTCCGCAACGTCGACCTCAACGACGACATCGTCCGGTACATCGAGACCATCGACGACACCCTCGCCCCGTACGACGGACGCTTCCTCGTCCACGGCGTCGACCCCGAAGGGATGGAAGGACCCTTCGAGGGGAACCTCGTGATCATCGAATTTCCCGACGTCGACCGTGCCCGGTCCTGGTACGAATCCCCGGAGTACCAGGCGATCCTCCCGCTTCGCACCGAGAACTCCGAGGGATGGGCGGTCGTCGTGCAGGGCACACCGCCCGACTACCGCGCCACCCACTTCCTCGACAAGGTGTTCGGCGCTCAGCGGTAG
- a CDS encoding helix-turn-helix domain-containing protein, which produces MTTVDTPHAGALLRAWRERRGLSQLALAHTAGISSRHLSFVETGRSRPSHATVLKLSDRLDIPLRERNTILVAAGHAPVYPEHHLGDMPMAAISDAITRILSSHHPFPALVVDRHWTMVDSNDAVGVFVEGCAPELLEPPINVLRLTLHPRGLAPRIVDLGQWRGHLLARLQHQIGATADPVLLRLYDELAGYPCDDPVEEIEPHSLVVPMRLRTEAGELSFFSTTTLFGTPLDVTVSELAIEAFYPADEATARVLNGS; this is translated from the coding sequence ATGACCACGGTCGACACTCCCCACGCCGGCGCCCTGCTGCGGGCATGGCGCGAGCGCCGCGGCCTGAGCCAGCTCGCCCTGGCCCACACCGCCGGCATCTCGTCGCGGCATCTCAGCTTCGTCGAGACCGGCCGGTCCCGCCCGTCACACGCGACCGTGCTGAAGCTGAGCGACCGGCTGGACATCCCGCTGCGCGAACGCAACACCATCCTGGTCGCGGCGGGACACGCGCCTGTCTACCCCGAGCATCACCTCGGCGATATGCCGATGGCGGCGATCTCCGACGCGATCACGCGAATCCTGTCGTCGCACCACCCTTTTCCCGCACTCGTCGTCGACCGGCACTGGACGATGGTCGATTCCAACGACGCCGTCGGGGTGTTCGTCGAGGGGTGCGCTCCGGAACTGCTGGAGCCGCCGATCAACGTGCTGCGACTGACTCTGCACCCGCGGGGACTGGCGCCGCGCATCGTCGATCTCGGGCAGTGGCGCGGTCATCTGCTCGCCCGGCTGCAACACCAGATCGGTGCGACCGCCGACCCCGTCCTGCTGCGCCTGTACGACGAACTCGCCGGTTATCCCTGCGACGATCCGGTCGAGGAGATCGAACCGCATTCGCTGGTCGTGCCGATGCGGTTGCGGACCGAGGCCGGCGAGTTGTCGTTCTTCAGCACGACCACCCTCTTCGGGACCCCGCTCGACGTGACGGTGTCGGAACTGGCGATCGAGGCGTTCTATCCCGCCGACGAGGCGACGGCCCGGGTCCTGAACGGATCGTGA
- a CDS encoding 2'-5' RNA ligase family protein translates to MALAVCLLFDTETDRAIRRLWGRLEESGIPTLLTHTHRKHVPHLSYAVLRTYDRAAVVSALEDMPDGGPVPVYIDTLGLFRRGRASLVPAPSSELVQRQDRVVRVVETTGADLHRYYVPGRWTPHCSLSPRTRREELDRLGAVVYDVLPIEATLDHAVLIDTATGEHTPLRMIP, encoded by the coding sequence ATGGCGCTGGCGGTCTGTCTCCTGTTCGACACCGAGACCGACCGCGCGATCCGGCGCCTGTGGGGCCGGCTCGAGGAGAGCGGCATCCCGACCCTGCTCACCCACACGCACCGCAAGCACGTGCCGCACCTGTCGTACGCGGTGCTGCGGACCTACGATCGGGCCGCCGTCGTCTCGGCCCTCGAGGACATGCCCGACGGGGGACCGGTCCCGGTCTACATCGACACGCTCGGGCTGTTCCGGCGCGGCCGGGCGTCGCTCGTGCCCGCCCCCTCGTCCGAACTCGTACAGCGGCAGGACCGCGTCGTGCGGGTCGTGGAGACGACGGGAGCGGACCTGCACCGCTACTACGTCCCGGGGCGCTGGACCCCGCACTGTTCGCTGAGTCCCCGAACCCGACGCGAGGAACTCGACCGCCTGGGCGCGGTCGTCTACGACGTGCTGCCCATCGAAGCGACACTCGATCACGCGGTGCTGATCGACACCGCCACCGGCGAGCACACGCCGCTACGGATGATCCCGTGA
- a CDS encoding CPBP family intramembrane glutamic endopeptidase produces the protein MPSPETGRLPSLAWLPRFHAWIDLAVVIAVLVTTNLIAHFTTAWASIATVPIAACVLVAMMRRRGMRWSELGLSPRHWKKGTLYSVAAVALVLAVVAIGIALPFTRQFFLSERYATISGALVASMIIIPLQTVIPEELAFRGVLHGTLERVWGARGVFAAGSLLFGLWHVASSFGLTAGNAGLSAFLGAGLLAQIAGIVGAVIATAAAGFVFTWLRRRSGSILAPIALHWSLNGAGALAAALVWHATLN, from the coding sequence TTGCCCTCGCCCGAGACCGGACGCCTGCCGTCGCTGGCCTGGCTTCCCCGTTTCCACGCCTGGATCGATCTCGCCGTCGTGATCGCGGTGCTCGTCACCACCAATCTGATCGCCCACTTCACCACCGCGTGGGCGTCGATCGCGACCGTGCCGATCGCAGCATGCGTGCTGGTCGCAATGATGCGCCGACGCGGCATGCGCTGGTCGGAACTCGGACTCTCACCCCGGCACTGGAAGAAGGGGACGCTCTACTCGGTAGCAGCCGTGGCCCTCGTCCTGGCGGTGGTCGCGATCGGTATCGCCCTGCCGTTCACCAGGCAGTTCTTCCTCTCCGAGCGCTACGCCACGATCTCCGGCGCCCTCGTCGCCTCGATGATCATCATCCCGCTCCAGACCGTCATCCCCGAGGAACTCGCCTTCCGCGGGGTGCTCCACGGAACCCTCGAGCGGGTGTGGGGCGCACGCGGGGTCTTCGCCGCGGGATCCTTGCTGTTCGGCCTGTGGCACGTCGCCTCGTCGTTCGGTCTCACGGCGGGTAATGCCGGCCTCAGCGCCTTCCTCGGCGCCGGGCTGCTCGCGCAGATCGCCGGCATCGTCGGCGCGGTGATCGCGACCGCCGCCGCGGGCTTCGTGTTCACGTGGCTGCGTCGTCGCAGCGGCAGCATCCTCGCGCCCATCGCGCTGCACTGGTCGCTCAACGGCGCCGGTGCCCTCGCTGCCGCGCTCGTCTGGCACGCCACACTCAACTGA
- a CDS encoding fumarate hydratase produces MADFLYEDLLPIGEDPTEYRLLTTEGVSTVEGPDGRTFLKVEPEALRLLTETALHDISHYLRTDHLKQLASILEDPEASNNDKFVALDLLKNANIAAGGVLPMCQDTGTAIVMGKRGQQVLTPGDDEESIARGVYDAYTKLNLRYSQNAPLTMWDEKNTGNNLPAQIELYADTAKGHENAYKFLFMAKGGGSANKSYLYQETKAILNPDSMMQFLEAKIRSLGTAACPPYHLAIVVGGTSAEFALKTAKYASAHYLDELPTEGAMTGRGFRDHELEKKVFELTQKIGIGAQFGGKYFCHDVRVIRLPRHGASLPVAIAVSCSADRQAKAKITPEGVFLEQLEFNPGQFLPEVTDSRLDSETSGVSGTGKGAAVKIDLTRPMPEILAELSKHPVKTRLSLTGPLVVARDIAHAKIKERLDRGEEMPQYLKDHPVYYAGPAKTPEGLASGSFGPTTAGRMDSYVDQFQAAGGSMVMLAKGNRSKQVTDACHKYGGFYLGSIGGPAARLALDCIKNVEVVEYEELGMEAVWKIEVEDFPAFIVVDDKGNDFFAHTGEVTLTVGKRPGL; encoded by the coding sequence ATGGCCGACTTCCTCTACGAGGACCTGCTGCCGATCGGGGAAGACCCCACCGAGTATCGGTTGCTGACCACCGAGGGGGTGTCCACCGTCGAAGGACCCGACGGCCGCACCTTCCTGAAGGTGGAGCCCGAGGCCCTGCGCCTGCTCACCGAGACCGCGCTGCACGACATCTCCCATTACCTGCGCACGGATCACCTGAAGCAGCTGGCAAGCATCCTCGAGGACCCCGAGGCGTCGAACAACGACAAGTTCGTTGCGCTCGACCTCCTGAAGAACGCAAACATTGCCGCCGGCGGCGTGCTGCCCATGTGCCAGGACACCGGCACCGCCATCGTCATGGGCAAGCGCGGCCAGCAGGTGCTCACCCCGGGCGACGACGAGGAGTCCATCGCGCGCGGTGTGTACGACGCGTACACGAAGCTGAACCTGCGGTACTCGCAGAACGCCCCGCTGACGATGTGGGACGAGAAGAACACGGGCAACAACCTGCCGGCGCAGATCGAGCTGTACGCGGACACCGCGAAGGGCCACGAGAACGCCTACAAGTTCCTGTTCATGGCCAAGGGCGGCGGATCGGCCAACAAGTCGTACCTGTACCAGGAGACGAAGGCCATCCTGAACCCGGACTCGATGATGCAGTTCCTCGAGGCCAAGATCCGGTCGCTCGGCACCGCGGCGTGCCCGCCCTACCACCTCGCGATCGTCGTCGGCGGCACCTCCGCCGAGTTCGCGCTCAAGACGGCCAAGTACGCATCGGCGCACTACCTCGACGAGCTGCCCACCGAGGGTGCGATGACCGGCCGCGGCTTCCGTGATCACGAGCTCGAGAAGAAGGTCTTCGAGCTGACCCAGAAGATCGGTATCGGCGCGCAGTTCGGCGGCAAGTACTTCTGCCACGACGTCCGCGTGATCCGGCTGCCCCGCCACGGCGCCTCGCTGCCCGTCGCGATCGCCGTCTCGTGCTCGGCCGACCGGCAGGCCAAGGCCAAGATCACCCCCGAGGGTGTCTTCCTCGAGCAGCTCGAGTTCAACCCAGGCCAGTTCCTGCCCGAGGTCACCGACAGCCGGCTCGACTCCGAGACGTCGGGTGTCTCGGGCACCGGCAAGGGCGCCGCGGTCAAGATCGACCTCACCCGGCCGATGCCGGAGATCCTCGCCGAGCTGTCCAAACACCCGGTCAAGACGCGCCTGTCGCTCACCGGTCCGCTGGTCGTCGCGCGCGACATCGCGCACGCGAAGATCAAGGAGCGCCTCGACCGCGGCGAGGAGATGCCGCAGTACCTGAAGGATCACCCGGTCTACTACGCTGGTCCGGCGAAGACCCCCGAGGGCCTCGCGTCGGGTTCGTTCGGCCCCACGACGGCCGGTCGCATGGACTCCTACGTCGACCAGTTCCAGGCCGCCGGCGGCTCGATGGTGATGCTCGCGAAGGGCAACCGCTCGAAGCAGGTCACCGACGCATGCCACAAGTACGGCGGTTTCTACCTCGGTTCCATCGGCGGCCCGGCCGCGCGTCTGGCGCTCGACTGCATCAAGAACGTCGAGGTCGTCGAGTATGAAGAGCTCGGCATGGAAGCGGTGTGGAAGATCGAGGTCGAGGATTTCCCCGCCTTCATCGTCGTCGACGACAAGGGCAACGACTTCTTCGCGCACACCGGAGAGGTCACGCTCACGGTCGGCAAGCGCCCTGGTCTGTAG
- a CDS encoding carboxymuconolactone decarboxylase family protein — translation MEARMNNPVMVLPGTLDALQAAGRTYENTGLPARTVHLVHLRASQINGCSFCVEMHTREALDDGESVERLTAVAAWRESRRFTEAERAALALTEAVTRIADRPESVSDEVWDAAADIYDEKQLAALVMQIATINMWNRVNATIRQPAGDPPRS, via the coding sequence ATGGAAGCACGAATGAACAATCCCGTGATGGTGCTGCCCGGCACCCTCGACGCATTGCAGGCTGCGGGCCGGACCTACGAGAACACCGGACTCCCGGCCCGCACGGTCCACCTGGTGCACCTGCGGGCCAGCCAGATCAACGGCTGCAGCTTCTGCGTGGAGATGCACACGCGTGAAGCACTGGACGACGGGGAAAGCGTCGAGCGGCTCACGGCGGTCGCGGCCTGGCGCGAATCGCGACGATTCACCGAGGCCGAGCGCGCCGCACTCGCGCTCACCGAGGCCGTCACGCGGATCGCCGACCGGCCCGAATCCGTCTCCGACGAGGTGTGGGACGCCGCAGCCGACATCTACGACGAGAAGCAACTGGCCGCGCTGGTCATGCAGATCGCGACGATCAACATGTGGAACCGGGTCAACGCCACGATCCGGCAACCGGCCGGAGACCCGCCCCGGAGCTGA
- a CDS encoding sigma-70 family RNA polymerase sigma factor, translated as MDEEFLAREFDAHRERLRAVGFRMLGSAAEADDAVQETWLKVARADTESVDNLGGWLTTVMSRVCLDMLRARSARHEVVVGEPVESPRRNDSSEDPEDEAVLADSIGIAMMVVLDALGPAERLAFVLHDMFGMPFDEIAPVVGRSPAATRQLASRARRRVRGARTASPGAGDPRRVLDAFLVAAREGRFEDLLAVLDPDVVLRADTVAAANAETGRLHGGPALEPELRGADTVAHAFHGRARGAVPATIDGLPGAAWAPGGIVRSVFRFTVEDGRIVALEVIADPAAIAALDTTLL; from the coding sequence ATGGACGAGGAATTTCTGGCGAGGGAGTTCGACGCACACCGTGAGCGCTTGCGCGCGGTCGGCTTCAGGATGCTGGGGTCGGCGGCGGAGGCGGACGATGCGGTGCAGGAGACCTGGTTGAAGGTCGCTCGCGCCGACACCGAGTCCGTGGACAATCTCGGCGGCTGGCTCACCACCGTGATGAGCCGCGTGTGCCTCGACATGCTGCGTGCGCGTTCGGCGCGTCACGAGGTAGTCGTCGGCGAACCCGTCGAATCGCCTCGACGGAACGACAGCTCCGAGGATCCGGAAGACGAAGCAGTGCTTGCGGATTCGATCGGTATCGCGATGATGGTGGTCCTCGACGCACTCGGTCCCGCCGAACGTCTCGCCTTCGTGCTGCACGACATGTTCGGCATGCCGTTCGACGAGATCGCGCCCGTCGTCGGCCGATCCCCCGCCGCGACGCGTCAGCTCGCCAGCCGTGCCCGGCGGCGGGTGCGCGGCGCTCGCACGGCGTCACCGGGTGCCGGGGATCCGCGTCGGGTGCTCGACGCCTTCCTCGTCGCGGCCCGCGAGGGCCGTTTCGAGGACCTGCTCGCGGTGCTCGATCCCGACGTGGTGCTCCGCGCCGACACCGTGGCGGCAGCGAATGCCGAGACGGGCCGGTTGCACGGTGGCCCCGCACTCGAGCCGGAACTGCGCGGCGCCGACACGGTGGCACACGCCTTCCACGGCCGCGCACGCGGCGCGGTGCCCGCGACGATCGACGGCCTGCCCGGGGCGGCATGGGCGCCGGGCGGGATCGTGCGGTCGGTGTTCCGTTTCACCGTCGAGGACGGTCGCATCGTGGCGCTCGAGGTGATCGCGGATCCCGCGGCGATCGCCGCGCTCGACACGACCCTGCTCTGA